The Bacteroidota bacterium genome contains the following window.
TCACATGACGGAAAAAATTTTGCTGCATGAACCGATGGTAGCTCTGCAATGCATCGGGCGCGATAGGGAAGTACTCATCCAGATTGAATGTGCGGACTCGCGAAAGGTCCAGTCCGGCGTTGTGAAGCGCGATGAGTTCGCGGTAGATGCCTTTCGGTGTCGAACCGGTCGGAAGGCCAAGCACGGCGTCCGGCTTTGCCCGGACGATTGCGGCGATGCGCTCGGCCACGGCTCGGGCCAGCGCGGTGTGGTCCGTGTGGATTGTTACCGGTATCTTAGCTGGGTCGGGAGTCATGGCTTATGGTTACTGGAATTCCATGCCTCGACGGGGAGGGGCAGGTCCATTAGAAAGAAGATTTTGTTTTTTGAATTTCATATTCATAATCAGTGCCGCTTCTGAGCCGTATTCGCCCTATGCTCGGATCCTATTCATGAAGGATTTCTCTCCTTTGAGTAGTCATTTAATGAACACATTCCCCCAGCCAATTAATTGTCAATGGGCAAAGCGCCGGCACCCAAATTCATATTTCATACTTCATATTTCATATTTCGAAGAGACCCCCTTCCACCTAGTATAACGAGGTTCGATACCTCCGGCATCGCATTGTTTCGATGAATTATGAATAAAGATGGGAAATATAATCAAGCACCTCCATGCTCTTCTCTGTGCCCCCATACAGAAGTAGACGATAGCCGCTCTCGTCACCATCGTTGGATTGCGTCCGAGCTACAAATGCATACCCGTCGCGAGTCGCAACGATCATGTGATCGTGAGGGATAAGAAATCGAGCCCGTGGAGGATTGTAACTTCGGGTCCTCTCAAGTGTTCTTGTGCTAGAGGCTTACTATGAAAAATGTTGTTATGTGCTGTTTGCTTTGTTGTGCGATCACGGCGTGCCGGAGTGTTGGTCCCGGCGATCCTGCGCCGACCTGCCGCTTCGTCGCGGATACAATCCACAATCACATGAACAAACCGTTCTCGGATGCACAGCTGGATTCTGCACGGAGTTACACATATTTTACGCAGCTTGTGAGCATGGATTCGCTGCTTCCCGCTCTCTGCGCGGCCGGTGTGCAAATCGACTCGGCATATTGTGTAACTTCCTATCTCTGCAAGGACATGCGAGGTCCGCGGCCGGTTGTGCTTCTCAGCGCGGCGGATGCAACAATGCTAGACCGGGGATTCGTCTTGGGCGCAAATGGGAGGCTTGCCTGCGCTGATGCGCTCGTGTGTTACACACCAGCGAAATAGCGTCGGAACAAAATCGCTAGATACTGCGCTCATGCCGTGCCACTTTTACGCAATCTTCGATCCCGATGAGCCCATCTCGTTCTGTTCCATCCAGGATATTCCTCGCTTTAATGCTAACCATTGGCGTGCTGCAAGGCGCCGGTTGCAGCAGCAGTTCTTCACCGAATTCCAGCGGCTCCAATGGCTCCGGAAATGGGGCTGGAAGCACCTACTTCTCCGCGATGAGCGTCCGATTTCACACGACAAGTCCGGCATATGGGCTCTGGGTCCAGATCAACATTGACTCGGCGGGTCATCCAATGTCGCATCAGGTCGGGGATACTCTGACCTATACGACCAACACCGGAAGTTACGGTCTGCGTTACTATGCCGACACGTTACACTATTGGGGAGGCGATATTTACCAAATCGTTGACTCCGGCATCTACCTCATTACTTTCCGGCGCCTGAGAGGCAAAGATACCCTCACGGCATCTTTTTCGATACCCGTCATTCCATTTCGGATCACAGCACCGGAGAGTCGAGCCAAGGTATTTATTTCTAGCCATATTAACGATACGATGGTCTATTCTCCCGCTGGTGGGACCGAGCTGTGGGTCTTCATGCAAGATCGCAATAGCAATGAACATGTCGAGCAGGAGAACTCCGAGCCGGATAATGGCCGATATGTCTTCATAGAGGATGGATACGGCGATGGTTTCGTCCAACTCCTGCGCCATTTCGTCGGTCAGCTTTCCGCGCCCGCGCCGTTCCAGCAGGTGAGTTACGATTATTGGGAAGAAAGTAAGCCGCTCGAACTTCAGTTTTGAGTGCTCGTTCTGCCGCCGAGCGGAGCAAAGCCGCTTCACAGATTGTTTAGGTCTTCGTGCAACTCATTTCAGCCTTTTTTATCTCGCTCTTTGTAGTTTCCGGTTCCGCGTTTGCCCATGGCGGCGGGGATTCGACGCGGTTGGATTCAGCCTCCACGGTCGCAACACAACCATCACTACCCGCGCCCTCGACTGGCACCGACCGCCGCGAAGCGCCGCATATCTACGAGATTATTACCAACCTGCCTTCGGATGAGCGGGACTGGGCTGTCCAGAACGTCAAACTGAAATACTGGCCGCAGATCAGCCTCATTGCGGTTTCCACGGCGGCGATGGTCATCTATGACAATCAACTTTGGACGCCGTTCAAGAAGGAGTATGAGCGCAACAAGACGTTTCAGTCTGCCTCGGATCTCTTTGTCGATATGGGTGACGGTAAATTCCAGTTCGGTCTTGCTGGAGCGTTCGCGGGTTATGGTTTGATCGCCGGCGATGCCCGCGCGATGCGAACCGCCGAGCAGGTCTGCGAAGTGATTCTGGCTTCGGGTGCAGTCGTGCAACTACTTAAGCACACCACGGGCCGCGAAAGCCCCATCGATATTTCGACGAATCCCACAGGCAAGTGGCAGTTTTTTCCGAATCAAATCGATTACCTACATCATACCTCCTTTTATGATGCATTTCCATCAGGTCATCTGACAACGGCGCTCGCGACGCTCACCGTAATTGCGAATAATTATCCCGAACAGTCCTGGATCAGGCCAGTGGGATATGCTG
Protein-coding sequences here:
- a CDS encoding phosphatase PAP2 family protein, coding for MQLISAFFISLFVVSGSAFAHGGGDSTRLDSASTVATQPSLPAPSTGTDRREAPHIYEIITNLPSDERDWAVQNVKLKYWPQISLIAVSTAAMVIYDNQLWTPFKKEYERNKTFQSASDLFVDMGDGKFQFGLAGAFAGYGLIAGDARAMRTAEQVCEVILASGAVVQLLKHTTGRESPIDISTNPTGKWQFFPNQIDYLHHTSFYDAFPSGHLTTALATLTVIANNYPEQSWIRPVGYAACAGLAVGLVAQSIHWWSDYPLAIALGIGFGNLISPDPSKDVSVIDNSKKKDVGQSTIDKLLDETTLMPTYQSGGAGLAMSVRF